A DNA window from Clavibacter sepedonicus contains the following coding sequences:
- the rpsR gene encoding 30S ribosomal protein S18: MAGKSSGDRRKLLRGAKVGKNAAPAKSIRVGVIDYKDVATLRKFISERGKIRARRITGVSVQEQRLIARAVKNAREMALLPYAGSGR; the protein is encoded by the coding sequence GGCTGGAAAGAGCAGCGGCGACCGCCGCAAGCTTCTCCGCGGAGCCAAGGTCGGCAAGAACGCCGCCCCGGCGAAGTCCATCCGCGTCGGCGTCATCGACTACAAGGATGTCGCCACCCTCCGCAAGTTCATCTCCGAGCGGGGAAAGATCCGCGCTCGTCGCATCACCGGTGTCTCGGTGCAGGAGCAGCGCCTCATCGCGCGCGCAGTCAAGAACGCGCGTGAGATGGCACTTCTCCCCTACGCCGGCTCCGGCCGTTAA